From Microcystis aeruginosa NIES-2549, a single genomic window includes:
- a CDS encoding DNA-methyltransferase, whose protein sequence is MVVESQRKQKKLSSREDESRPIASKEQNSYLAEGIVDHQSTQIAPSSLLQPFSPELEKDRANKFNFLKEILVSHLGQPFYSDNGFILYQGDATDFLSKLSHSDIKIDLTVTSPPYNIGKEYERVLSINDYVDWCANWLRQIYQITQDNGALWLNVGYLEVPEKGLCVPIPYLLWDKSPFYLLQEIVWKYGAGVSTKNRLSPRNEKWLFYLKNCQEYTFNLDNIRDPNVKYPNQKKNGKYRCNPLGKNPSDVWEVPKVTTGEKRSSKERTGHPAQFPLAIVERIIQASSNPVEIILDPFAGSCSTGIAALGLGRIFVGFEIRPDYCEIAAERFKRFKKERSNTYIQGSLF, encoded by the coding sequence ATGGTTGTAGAGTCCCAGCGGAAACAAAAAAAACTATCGTCTAGGGAAGATGAGTCTCGTCCAATTGCCAGCAAGGAACAAAACTCTTATCTAGCAGAGGGAATTGTTGATCATCAATCAACTCAGATTGCTCCTTCCTCCTTACTACAGCCATTTTCTCCAGAGTTAGAAAAAGATAGAGCCAACAAATTTAATTTTCTTAAAGAAATTCTGGTTAGTCATCTTGGTCAACCTTTTTACTCGGACAACGGCTTTATTCTTTATCAAGGAGATGCCACAGACTTTTTGTCTAAACTATCTCATAGTGACATAAAAATTGACCTCACTGTTACATCACCACCTTATAATATTGGCAAAGAATATGAACGAGTTCTTTCAATCAATGACTATGTTGATTGGTGTGCTAATTGGCTGCGGCAAATTTATCAGATTACTCAAGATAACGGTGCTTTGTGGCTAAATGTTGGTTATTTAGAAGTACCAGAAAAGGGATTATGTGTTCCGATTCCCTATCTTCTTTGGGATAAGTCTCCCTTTTATCTTTTACAAGAAATTGTCTGGAAATATGGGGCAGGTGTTTCTACAAAAAATCGTCTTAGTCCTCGCAATGAAAAATGGCTTTTTTATCTCAAAAATTGCCAAGAATATACTTTTAACTTAGATAATATTCGTGACCCTAACGTTAAGTATCCCAATCAAAAGAAAAATGGTAAATATCGTTGTAATCCCCTCGGTAAAAATCCTTCTGATGTGTGGGAAGTTCCTAAAGTCACTACAGGAGAAAAGCGCAGTTCTAAGGAAAGAACCGGACATCCCGCACAATTTCCTTTAGCAATTGTCGAGAGAATTATACAAGCTTCATCTAATCCGGTAGAAATAATTCTTGATCCCTTTGCTGGTTCTTGTTCTACAGGAATAGCGGCCTTGGGATTAGGAAGAATTTTTGTGGGTTTTGAAATTCGACCAGACTATTGCGAGATAGCTGCAGAGAGATTTAAAAGATTTAAAAAAGAAAGAAGCAATACTTATATTCAAGGCTCGTTATTCTAG